The region AAACAGGCGGTCCAGTACCGCGGTATCGTTGCTCAGCAGCGCGCGTTCGTACTCCTCGAACACCTCGGTGACTTCTGCCAGAGTCTCTGGATCATTGATCTGCATGCGGTGTCTCCGTTGTGGCGCGGCGTTACTTGCCGCCCCAGTGAACAAAGCGTTTTTCGGTGATGATGAACAGCAGGTTCATCGCATAGCCCAGTGCGCCGGAGGCGATGATTGCGACGTACATGTCGGGCATGTCGAAGATCATCTGCGCGTTCATCACCCGCTGGCCCAGGCCATCGGTGGAGCCGATGAACATCTCGGCGACGATGATGATTACCAGTGCCAGGGACACCCCGGAGCGCATGCCCACGAAGACCTGCGGCATGGATTCGAGCAGGGTCACATCGGTCAGTACCCGCCAGCGCGGCGCGCCCATCACCCGTGCCGCCAGCTGTCGCTGCTTGCGAGCGCCCATGACGCCGTAGGCCACGTTGAACATGATGACCAGCGCCGCGCCGAATGCCGCGACGGCAATCTTGGTCGCTTCGCCGACCCCGAAGATCACCAGAAACAGCGGAAACATGGCCGAGGCAGGGGTCGAGCGAAAGAAGTCGATGGCGAACTCGATGGACTCGTAGAACTTCTGTGAGGCGCCCAGCACCACCCCCAGGGGTACGGCGATGACGACTGCGATGCCGAAGGACCACAGCGTCCGTACCACGGTCTTGGCGAAGTCTGCGCCCAGAGTGCCCTCGGTCAGACCGATGATCAGCGCGTTCCAGGTTTCAGCCGGAGAGGGCAGCAGCACCGGGTCCACGGCCCGGGTAGCGTGGATCAGTATCCACAGGACAATCAGCGCGACGACACCAATGAGCGGGCGAAGCCGGCCGAACGAGGCGACGGTAATCATCGGCGCACCTCCTGCTGGAAGATTTCCAGCGCACGGGACTTCACCTGAATGAACTGCGGCTGTACCGATGTATCGGCAGTCCGGGGCCGGGGCGCATCGAACATCAGGCGCTCGGCGACCTTGGTCGGCCGCTTGGTCAGCAGCAGTACCTCATCGGCGAGCAGGACCGCTTCGTCCAGATCATGGGAGACCAGCAGGGTGGTGACCTGACGCTCGGTCAGCACCTTCTGCAGACGGCCTCGCAGAAACATCACCATCTCGTAATCCAGCGCGGAGAAGGGTTCGTCGAGAAACAGCACCTCCGGCTCCACCACCAGCGCGCGCATGATCGAGACCAGCTGCTGCTGTCCGCCGGAGAGCTGATAGGGATAGAGGTTCAGGTCGAACTGGACCTCGAAGCTTTCCACCAGGCGGTCCAGGCGTGCCTGAATCTCGCCCTTGGACAGCTTCAGGTACTGCAGCGGATAGCGGATATTGTCGATGGCCCGCATCCACGGAAAGATCGCCTCGCGGTAGTTCTGGAACACGTAACCCAGCGTGGTTTCCCGTGCTTCCTTGCCGTCGAACAGGATCTGCCCGCTGTCGTAGGGCAGGATGCCGGAGATCATGTTGATCAGCGTGCTCTTGCCGCAGCCGTTCGGGCCGAAGATCGACACGATCTTGCCCTTCGGAATGTTCAGGTCGAAGTTGTCGTAGACCGGCGCGCCATCGAAGGTCTTGGTCAGGCCGCGAATGGTGATGTGGGTGCCCTTCGGCAGGTGTGGCCAGGCGGAGCCTGGTGCCTTCACCTCGCTGGCAGGCGGGCCCATGCTGTAATGGTCGGGCATCATTTTCATAGTCCGGTGCTCCTTCGTATCAGTAGGCATGGAGGAGGGATTGGGCATCCATGGTGTCCCGGAGAACGCCCAGGCGCTGGCCGAGGCTGATGAACTTCTGGAAGTCGCTCAGGTGCTCCGCATTCAGGTCGGCGACCATGATCATGTTGGAGAGAGGAACCGCAGAGGCCAGCTCCATCGGAATGCGCATGCCGGCGGCAAGGTCGGTGCGGGTGTTTTCATCGGTCTCGGCGATGGCTATGGCCTTGGCCCAGACCTCGGCGAAGCGTTTGGCCGCCTCGGGACGCTCGGACATGAAGCGTGAGGACAGCGCGGTGCCGGTGGCAAAGGCGTTGCCGTCCTTGTTGTCCAGCAGGTAGGTCGCGATGACGCCGGCCTCGACCCGGGTGGCGACATCCTGCGAAACCATCATGGTGGCGGCTGGCTCAAGGGTGTAACCGCCGTCGAAGGTGCCGGCCTGCAGTACGCTCAGGTGCATGCCCACCGCCTGTTCCTGGATGGTGAAGTCTTCACCTTCCTTCAGGCCGGCCTTTTTCAGGACTTCGCGGGCCGAGCCGATGTTCGCCGGGCCAGGGGCGGAAAACAGCTTCAGCCCGCCCTTGATATCGGTAAGCTTCTCGATCCCGCTACCGGACCGCGCCACGAACTGTTCTACCCGAAACTCTTCGTTCTGGCCGTTCAGGGAGATGTAGCGAAGCGTATCGGCCCGGCGAGATTCGATATTGGCGCCTTCCAGGGTGACCAGGTTGGCGGCCCCATCGATGCTGCCCGATACGATCGCCTGAACGGTCAGCGGGTGGCTGGTCACCGGCACCTCCTCGACCTCCAGCCCGGCTTCCTTGAACAGGCCGTGGCTCTGGGCGATGTAGTAGGGCAGCGCGGTTACCGAGGGGAACACGGCCAGCTTGATCTTTTCGAGGTCTGCCGCCTGAGCCGCGGGGAGCAGTCCCAGCGCCAGTGATGCCACGGCAAGACCCTTCAGAAGCGACGCAGTAATGACATTCTTTTTCATGGTGATTCCTTTTCAGTGATGTGACGGGCAGACAGGTCTGCGTAGTGGTCAGGGTTGAAGAATGGCTGTCCCGCTACATAGCGGCGGGACGCGGACATGTCCGGCGGGGTGCCGCTTTCCATGGCGCCCTCGAAGGTGAGTTCCAGCTGCACGCCGCTGGGGTCGTAGACGAAGAGCTGCCAGAGGCTGGTGCCGGGCACCAGATACTCGCGCCAGTCCAGGCCGGCGGCGCGAAAGCGCGCCAGGGTCGCGTGATAACCGCTGCAGGCGAGCGAAATGTGGTCGATTGCCGCGCTGCCGCACTCGGCAACGCCAGCAGGCCCGAGTGCCGGGCCACCTGCATAGATGTGGATGATGGCCTGGCCGCCCGGTTGGCCGCAGCCGAGCCAGGCACCGGGATAACCGAAGTCCGGCCGGGGCACCTCGCGCAGGCCGATAATGTCGCGCCAGAACCGGCGCGTGGCGTCCAGGTTCGCGGTCTTGATGGCGACATGAAACAGGCCATGCACGATCAGGCCCTGGGGCGGCAAAGGCTGAGCGGTCATGACGCCTCCCGCTGGGCGTCGCTGGCGAAGCGGACGTCGCGGAACAACCGGGAAAGCTTCTCCAGGAAGGGTGCCTCGGTCTTCCAGCGCGCTCCGGCAACCGGGTCCGCGCCTGCCAGCATGGTGTCCGTCGCATCCAGTGACAGCTGCATGACGAAACGGATGCGCTCTTCGCGGGCATCGCTGAGCTCGGTCAGCCAGGAGCGGACGTCCAGGTTGCCGGCGGCTACCGCCCGTTCCACCAGCGTTGCCGCCACGCAGGCGTCCTCGATCGCCTGGGTCGCACCCTGGCCCAGGGTGGGCGCCATGCCGTGTGCGCTGTCGCCGATGTACATGACCGGTAGCAGAGGCTCGGCGAACAGGACCGGCGACTCCTGCATGCGGGCCCAGTGGCTGTCGCTCAGGTGGTCGCACATGGCATCCAGCAGCCATTGCATCTCGGGGCTGGGTTGTCCGGTGGCAGGGGTGTAGGTCTGGCGCATGACTTCGGCGGTTCGCCAGGCATCGGGAATCTCGGCGCCCTTTTCGACCGGGAAGGTCGCGGCGATGTAGATGTGCCCTGGCGGCACGCGGAAGGCCAGCAGCCGGTGCGGCCCGTTGAACCATTGGGCGTAATCGTCGATCAGGCCGTTGCTGGTGTCTTCCACCAGGGTGCGGATGATGGCCACACCCACATGGACGGGTTCGGGTGCGCCGGAGAAGGTGGCGCGGGTCTGCGAATAACGGCCGTCGGCGCCGATCAGCAGGTCGATGCCGTCAAGGCTGTGTTCGACACCCTCCTGGGTCCAGCTTACGCAGGTCTTGCCCGGGCTGGTGGGGCTGGGCGCGATGCTGGAAACATGGGCGCCGTAGCGGATGACCTCGCCTGCGCCCTGGCGCAGCACGCGGTAGAGCTCGGACCAGCGAATACGGATTCCCGGGTTGTCTGCTACCTGGCTGAGCGGCAGGTCGAACAATACCTGACCGTCGGCCAGCGACAGTCGCCAGCTGTCCCACGGCAGGCTGGCCTGGAGGACTTGGGCGGCCAGTTCGGGGTCGGTCAGTTGCAGTGCCTTGATGGCGTTCGGCCCGACGTTCAGGCCGGTACCCGCTTCGGAATGATCGTCCGGCAATACCTTTTCGAGACAGTGCACCTCGAGCGCTGGCAGCCTGGAAAGTCGGCGGGCGAGAATGGATCCGGCTACGCCTGAACCGATGATCATGACCTTGAGTCTGTTCATGCTTTATGTCCTTTCATCTGGGTCATCATGAAATTCGCGGCCATTGCTGGGTCCAGGGCGAGCAGGACTCGTACGCCTGACCTATCGCCAACAACAGGGCATCTGCACCTTTCGGGCCAACCAGCTGAAACCCGACCGGCAGGTCCGCGGGACCCCGCGCTGCGGGCAGCGACAGGGCGGGCAGGCCGGCGGCATTGGCGAAGGCGGTGAACACGGCATGACCGCGCCCGTCCACCGGCTGGCCGCCAATGTGGGTCGGGTGGGTATCCCCGGCGGGCCAGGGCATGGCCGCCGAGGTGGGGGTAAGGATGAGATCGTAGTCCTGCAGCAGCCCTGCCAGGTGGCGGCGCATGTCGCGAACCTGGTGCAGGGCATTGAACAGCTCCACTGCCGTGGCTGCGCGGCCGCGCTCCAAGATGCTGCGTATCGGCGGGCTCAGCAGATGCTCCTGAGCATCCTTGCCCTCCAGCACCGCCGCCAGCCCGGCGGCGCTGAGCACCGGCCAGCTGCGCTGGTTGAAGCTGTCGACTACCTGCGGCGCGGCCTGCAGTTCGACGCTGTGTCCGAGGCCGGTGAGCACGTCTGCCACCGCATCGACGTGCTCCAGAATGGTGCAGTCTACGGGCCGCTGGCCGATCTCCCGCCAGTACAGAATGCGTCGTGCACCACTGTTGCGCTGAGCAGCGTCCCAGTAGGCGGTGGGCGCATCGCCTATGACCCGCAGGGTGGCGGTCAGGTCGGCCACGGTCCGGGCTATCGGACCGACGACCTCGAGCTCGGGCAGGATCTCCGGCAAGCCCCACTGACGAGGGACCACCCCGCGGCCTGGCTTCATGCCGGCCACGCCGGTGAAGCCCGCCGGTCGACGTATGGAGCCGCCGCCATCGGTGCCGAGGGCGATCGGGCCTACGCCGCTGGCCACGGCGGTGACCGCTCCGCCGCTCGAACCGCCCGGAGTCAGGCTTTGGTCCCAGGGGTTGGTGGTGGTGCCGAACAGCGCGTTGCTGGTATAGCCGTGCAGGGTGAACTCGGGAACGTTGGTCTTCCCGAAAATGACTGCCCCGGCGGCACGGAGCCTGGCCACGGGAAGCTCGTCGCGCTGTGGCCAATGGTCCGCATACAGATGACTGCCCCAGCAGCAGGGCAGGCCCGCGGCGGGAATGTTGTCCTTTACGCTAACGGGTACGCCGTCCAGCGCGGACAGGGTCTGCCTGAGCTTCCAGCGTTCGGCGCTGTCGCGGGCGGCCTGCATGGCCCCGTCACGATCCACAGCGGACATCATGTTGCACGCTGGCTGAACCTGGTCCATGTGCGCGAGCACGCTGTCGAGCACGTCGCAGGGGTCGCATTCGCCGGCGGCGAACAGCCTCTGCAGCTCTCCTGCCGAGTACATCCACAGCGGCTGCGAACTGGTCATCAGGAGTTCTCCACGCTGGCGATCACGGCGACAAGGCCGCCACCGTCCGGGCCCTGATGCTCGGCACCGCCCGAGACGAAAATCTGCCCGTGGCCGATGACGCTTGCGACGATGCCGCCCAGCGCTCCACGCACGTGACGCTGGGCATTGATGTCGATGTCGTCGAGCATGGTGTGGCGGACGCCGCGGATATGCCCGCGCCGGTCGGGTTCGCATTTCACCAGCACGCCGGCTACGCGGGCGCATGCCGCCGGCGACAGCTGCGGCGCCGGGTTGAGTCCCAGACGGTGCAGGGCGGTCATGACCGCACCGAGATCCAGGGCGTCGCGCATGGGTTCACAGGCCATGCGCAGCGGGCCATGCCAGTGGCGGCTGTGGCCGAGCACCACGACCTCGTTGACGCTGACTTCAACACCCGAGGAAATGCTGGCTTGGGAACAGAACTGGGAAAAGTCAGCCAGCAGGCGCGCTTCCTGCTGCGCATCATCCTCGATCTGGCCGAGTGCCAGAGCCACGCCGAAGGCGCCGGCGGCGCGGGCATAGGCCATGGATCGGTTGGCATCCGCCGTCAGCACGGTGTGCCCTGACGCGGCGGCGGATTCGGCCCGCGCCGAGGTGACGCACGGGCACTTGACCTGCACGAAGGCCACATCACCGGGATGCTCGATCATTGCATCGTCCATCGCGGCACGCACGGCGGCGGCAACCGATCTGACGTGCGTCCAGCGCCCGATATCCTGCGCCGGGACCACCGGGCTCAGCGCCTTGCCGAGTGCCAGCGCCGGTCCCGCCGGGGCCCCGGCTGCGGCCCGGGTGCGTACGAACACCAGGTAATGGGGGCTCAGAACGCCCTCGGTACCGCCAGACAGGATGCAGGGAATGCTGTCCTGCAACTGCTGACTGGACTGCCCGGAATGCCTGGCAAGCAGCTGGAACAGGCTCTGGGTGAAGTAGCCGCGGGTGAAGTCGTTGACGCCGCCATTGCCCTCGGTCTTGCCGATGACCGCGGCGACCTCGGACGCCTCGATGGTGCCCGCATCGAGTAGCGCGGCGAGCCGTGATAGATCCCCGGGGTGCGCCATGTCCAGGCGGAATACGCGCAGCTCGGGGTGGGTCTGGTAGGTAAGGATGTCGTTTTTCATGGGCTCAGTATTTGCCAGAGCCAGCGAGCACGAATAGTTCAATATTTATCTCAAGGCGAGCACAAAATGTGTGCGCTCAGTCGTGATCCTCCTGCAGTTTGGCGACCAGCATGTCGATGAACGACATGGCCGCGATGGGCAGCATCCGGCCCTCCCGGCAGCCAAGCACCAGCCGGCCGTTGATAAGCTCGCGGTCGGTCAGCGGGATCGATACCAGTTCCCCGCGGCGGGTCTCCTGGAGCGTGCCGATCTGGTATTGGAAGCTGATCGCGCCGGTCTGACGGGTGAATTCCTTGAGGGTCTGCATGGTGCTGGCCTCGAGCACCACCTTGAGCGACATGCGTGTGCGCGCCACCAGCGTATCGATCAGCCGCCGGCTGCCGAAGGAGGGCAGCCCCAGCGCGAGCGGCCAGGCCTGGCAGTCCGACAGCCGCAGGCTGGTCTTTCCAGCCAGGGGATGGTCCGGCCGGAGCATGGCGCACAGTGGCTGGGGGATAGCAGTGAGGATCTTGAAATTCTCCAGGTGGGGCGGATCATGGGCCAGAACCAGATCGACGGCGTCGTCCATCAGATCCTCGATCAGCATGTTGGTGACACCGGACACAAGCTGGAACTGCACGCCGGGGTGGGTTTGCTGATAGGTGTTGATCAGCGTGGGGGCAAAGTCGGTGGCGACAGATTCTGCGCAGCCCCAGCGTACGGTGCCGCGGATCAGGCCGCGCAATTGCTCGATCTGCGACGTGGCCGAGCGCAGGTCGCTGAGCGAGCGCCGCACGGTATCGAGCAGCACCTCGCCCGCCGCAGTCAGCCGTACCCCGCGCGGCAGTCGCTCGAACAGCGGCGTGCCGACCTGCTCCTCGAGCTCGAGAATCTTGCGGTTCACCGCTGTCGAGGCCACGTTCAGGCTTTCCGCGGCCTTGCGGATGGAGCCGGCGCGGACCACGGCATCCAGGTAAACATAGGCTCTGGGAGGTCGCAGCACTTCAATCTCCTTGTTGGCGTGAGGGAGCAGACGGTGCAAGTTTGCAGCCAACCTGCGTGGGCTGGGCCAGGCGGAACGAATATTGCTCTTTGTTAGCAACACCGTGATCGATCGCTAGCAGAGAAGGGAGTAAAAGCATGTTGGCAGAATCCCGCCGGGGGGTTATCTGTACGCCTCATTCCGAGGCAAGCGCTGCAGGTATGCGCATTCTCGATGCCGGAGGCAGCGCGATTGACGCCATGCTGGCGGCCAGTGCCATGCTTGCCGCGGTCTACCCGCACATGACCGGGTTGGGCGGCGATGCCCTATGGCTGATCCACGACGGCCGGGTGCGCACCATTATGGGGATCGGGCAGGCCGGTCAGCGCCTTCCGGAAGGTGGCGCCATCACCTTGCGCGGCCCGGCAGCCGTCGCGACGACCGCAGGTGCCCTGGCCAGCTGGCAGACCGCCCACGACATCAGTCGGCAGCAGTGGGGCTCCCGCCTGGGCTGGAGCGATCTGCTCGGCGAGGCAGCGCAGACCGCTCAGCGCGGCGTCGAGGTCTCGGCTTCCCAGCTGTTCTGGCAGGGTCGGCGCGAGGCGATGATCGACAGCCTGCCGGACCTGCATGCCCTGTGCAAGGTCGATCAGCGCTGGCTTGAGGTAGGCGACACACTGCGTCAGCCCGCGCTGGCCGATACCCTGTCGCACCTGGCCAGACATGGGATGGCTGACTTCTACCAGGGCGAGCTTGCCCGGGCGCTGGCCGAATCCTTTGACAGGCTCGGTTGCGGCCTGACCCTGGCCGATCTCGAGGCCACCCGCGCCGAGGAACAGGAGCCGATTTCGATACGCTATCGCCAGGGGCGCCTGTTCAACGTCGCGCCGCCCTGCCAGGGTCTCTATACCCTGCAGGCCATGCTGGCGCTGGAACACAAGGCAGTCGCGGCCTGCGGCAACGGCAGCGCCCGCTACTACCATTACCTTGTCGAAGCGATCAAGCAGGGCCTGCTGCGCCGCAATGCTGAACTGTGCGACCCCAGGGCTCGCGGCTGGCAGTATGCGGCCACGCTGTCCCCCGCCCAGGGCGAAGCATACGCGGCGGCCATCCACGATGACCGGGCTGCGCCCTGGGCGGAGCCCGGGCAGCCGGCCGACACGGTCTGGATGGCGGCGACCGACGCCCAGGGACGTACGGCCTGCCTGATCCAGAGCCTGTTCCATGACTTTGGCGCGGGCTGCATCATGGGAGACACCGGCGTGCTCTGGCAGAACCGGGCGGCAGGTTTTGCCGCCGACACGCGCCATCCCAATGCCTGGGCGCCCGGCAAGCGTCCGGCCCACACCTTGAACCCCTCCTGCTATCTGGCAGATGACGGGCGGCGGCTGTTCTTCGGGACCCAGGGCGGTGACGGCCAGCCCCAGACGCAAATGGTGCTGGCGACGCAACTGGTGGATTTCAATCAGCCGATCGACCGCGCGCTGGCCATGCCGCGCTTTCTGCTGGGACGCAGCTTCTTCGACAGTACCGATAATCTCAAGTTGGAGGCGGACATCGATCCGGACACGGTCGCCGAACTGGCCAGACTGGGGCACGAGGTGGAAACCATCCCCGCCCGCAGTCCCTTTACCGGGCAGGCCGGGGCCATTGAAATCGCGGTGGATGGCAGCCGTCGGGCCATGCATGATCCGCGGGGGCAGGGCACCAGCCTGGGCCAAGCGGACTGACGGCGAGGGCACGGCAGCGGCATCAACGTGGGAACGACAGCGCCGAATGGATTCTCGAGCCCGTTATTGCCAGGCCCTGACACTCAGTCAGAGGCAGATCCCTTTTCGGCGCCGAGCGCGAAGGCGGGGCGCGGCGGGTTGGCAAGGTCGGTGCCGAGAAACTCGCCGGGGGTGAGGCCGGTCTGCTTGCGAAAGGCGGCAATGAACGCCGAGGTCGAGTCATAGCCACAGGCCAGGGCGACGTCGGTAATGCGCTGGCGCTGCTCAAGGAGGGGCAGGGCGCTAAGCAGGCGCAGCCGTTGCCTCCAGGCTCTGAAGCTGAAGCCGGTCTCCTGCAGGAACCGCCGCGTCAGCGTCTTTTCCGACAACCCCACGGTTGCGCTCCACTCCCCAAGCGTATGCGGCAGATCGGGCGCTGCATACAGCGCCTCACATACGCGCTGCAACTGCCGGTCCGCAGGCCAGGGCAGATACAGCCGAGTCTCGGGCGCGACCTGGAGCTGATCGAGCAGCACGCCGGCGATCCGCCCGTGCGGGCCCTGCTCGTCGTACTCGGCGGGAATCTGGCCGAAGTGGCTGATCAGTTCGCGGGTAAGCGGCGTGATCTCCAGCACCTTGCAGTGGGCCGGGGCCCAGGGGATCGCCAGGGCATCGAGGTACAGGCTGCGCATTTCGGTGGCTGGCGAGCTTATGACCGCGTGGGGCAGCTCCGGCGGTATGAGTATTGCGCGCTGGGGCGGCGCGAGGAATCGCCCGGTTTCGGTATGCACCGACAGAACCCCGCGGATGGCATAGGTCAGCTGCGCCCAGGGATGGCTGTGCCACTCGGTGGTGGTGCCCGTTTTCAGGGACTCGACCCGGGCGAACAGGGGCCTGGGCAGGGTGGTAAGGGCAGGAATGGCTCGGGGGGCCAACCCGGATTGTCCGTTTCTCGACATTATGCTGGCTTATCGCGTTAGTCCGTAGGGTAGCGAAACAGTAGAATGGCGCCACCTTCGTTCGCAAGCCCTTTATTCACTTGGAACCGCACCATGGCCAGACCCCGCTTTCTTCCTGATAACCTGACGCTCTGCCTGATTGCCGTCGTCGCGATCGCCAGCCTGTTTCCTGCCGAAGGGCAGACCGCCGTGGCCTTCGGCTGGATCACCAATCTGGCCATCGGCCTGCTGTTCTTTCTTCACGGCGCGAAGCTGTCCAGCAGCGCCATCGTCTCGGGGGTCACCCATTGGCGGCTGCACCTGCTGGTGTTCGCCTGCACCTTCCTGATGTTCCCCCTGCTGGGACTGGCGCTCAAACCGGTGCTGTCCCCGCTGGTCGGTACCGAGCTGTACCTGGGCATCCTGTTTCTGTGCGCCTTGCCCGCCACGGTTCAGTCCGCGATCGCCTTTACCTCCCTGGCGCGGGGCAACATTCCTGCCGCGGTATGCAGCGCCGCGACCTCGAGCCTGCTGGGCATCTTTCTCACGCCCCTGCTGGTCATGCTGCTGATGGGCGCGCAGGTGCAGGAGTCGAGCACCCTCGATTCGATCAGCAAGATCGTCGTGCAGCTATTGTTGCCCTTCATCGCCGGGCAGATTGCGCGGCGCTGGATCGGCGACTGGGTAGGACGCAACAAGAGCTGGCTCAAGTATGTCGATCAGGGGTCGATCCTGCTGGTTGTCTACAGCGCCTTCAGCAATGCCGTGGTGGAGGGCATCTGGCAGCAGGTGCCACTGCCGCAGCTGGCGGGTCTGGTGGTGGCCTGCTGTCTGTTGCTGGCGCTTGTGCTGGGCATGACCCATCTTCTGGGACAACGCCTGGGTTTCAACATGGAGGATCGCATCACCATCCTGTTTGCCGGTTCGAAGAAGAGCCTGGCGACGGGAGTGCCCATGGCCCAGGTGCTATTCACCGGCGGCACCATCGGCACGCTGATCCTGCCGCTGATGCTCTTTCATCAGATCCAGCTGATGGTCTGCGCCGTGCTGGCGCAACGTTATGCTGAGCGGCCGGAAGACTCCGTGCTGGTCGCGCAACCCTGAAACGTCCACTGCCTTTACTTCAAATTGCCACGCTGCGCTTCAGCGCAGCGTGGCAGCCTCCTCTTGATATCCTTTACACAAACTGACCAAAGAACCAGTATTCTTCGATATTCACTCCAAGGCCAGCTTCGCGGCTTCTTGCAGCCAATCGGCAGTGCTCCGGGCGCCACTTCACTAAAAGGTCTCAGTTTTCAGATCACGCGCACCGCTTGAGAACCTGTCTTGCGGGGCAAACCGATTCGTTCTGAGTTGCACCGCATACGACATGGACAACTGTGTATCCAGGCACTCGTACAGCCGAATTGTCCAGTCTGGTTCCAGTTCGGCAAGCCAGGTGCCGAATGTCAGGCTCATGGTTCCGCCGCCAGTGAGAACGAAATTACGGTGCTTCGAAGAAAAGAGTTCTATTTAGCCCCGAGAAGGCCACGGGGCAGGGCATGTGCTCCCGCACTGATAGCGCGAGCGGCAGGAGGGCAGGTGTAGCTGGGCGCTACCCCTGCCGGGGCAATGATCCGGAACGCTTCAGTGCTCGACCTTCAGCGCACTTTCATGCCAGTTGCGTAGCGCCTGGTCCGATAGCCAGACC is a window of Pseudomonas sp. gcc21 DNA encoding:
- a CDS encoding helix-turn-helix transcriptional regulator, with protein sequence MSRNGQSGLAPRAIPALTTLPRPLFARVESLKTGTTTEWHSHPWAQLTYAIRGVLSVHTETGRFLAPPQRAILIPPELPHAVISSPATEMRSLYLDALAIPWAPAHCKVLEITPLTRELISHFGQIPAEYDEQGPHGRIAGVLLDQLQVAPETRLYLPWPADRQLQRVCEALYAAPDLPHTLGEWSATVGLSEKTLTRRFLQETGFSFRAWRQRLRLLSALPLLEQRQRITDVALACGYDSTSAFIAAFRKQTGLTPGEFLGTDLANPPRPAFALGAEKGSASD
- a CDS encoding malate:quinone oxidoreductase, which encodes MELFSSKHRNFVLTGGGTMSLTFGTWLAELEPDWTIRLYECLDTQLSMSYAVQLRTNRFAPQDRFSSGARDLKTETF
- a CDS encoding bile acid:sodium symporter family protein, with the translated sequence MARPRFLPDNLTLCLIAVVAIASLFPAEGQTAVAFGWITNLAIGLLFFLHGAKLSSSAIVSGVTHWRLHLLVFACTFLMFPLLGLALKPVLSPLVGTELYLGILFLCALPATVQSAIAFTSLARGNIPAAVCSAATSSLLGIFLTPLLVMLLMGAQVQESSTLDSISKIVVQLLLPFIAGQIARRWIGDWVGRNKSWLKYVDQGSILLVVYSAFSNAVVEGIWQQVPLPQLAGLVVACCLLLALVLGMTHLLGQRLGFNMEDRITILFAGSKKSLATGVPMAQVLFTGGTIGTLILPLMLFHQIQLMVCAVLAQRYAERPEDSVLVAQP